A genomic window from Cotesia glomerata isolate CgM1 linkage group LG7, MPM_Cglom_v2.3, whole genome shotgun sequence includes:
- the LOC123268507 gene encoding jerky protein homolog-like, with protein sequence MSSNFENFKTKRNILSVEQRCNIIQRLKDGESPQSLADEYKISKQAISWIKKNETSIIQTQEVLKSCSGNINKKRYKKQEENILDQKLMKWLSQQRSMGRTVSGTTIQKQALLYNKLLNGNENFTASHGWLAKFKKRYGLKNKNAHGEKLSANLEGSEDFKEKFNNFRTITDISLDCIYNCDETGLYWKMMPSRRLVKMKKNKAERFKKPKNRVTVMACTNASGTHKIPLFVIGRSAQPRCLRGIKNVPVHYTNQENSWMTCEIMKTWYTETFLPEIKKKHRIDENPETKIVLIMDNAACHPPAEELNKLCESCTIIFLPPNTTSLMQPLEQGIIEKFKRRYRNDLIEKIVFHEKNNAENNDYFKSFDLLEAFNLCVLAWDEVTSSDIRNCWKNLIPLTADNSAETAPVTLPNNEAFYAIIKRIKEFKMCTPAEVDNWLQIDCHDNGWQPLSDNDILANRCIAENQEKEEELDDEISYNDQNYTFDDSIIDSIIGNCPTFIEAMSGLNTFLRWYQRNGDSQDVLNACQKGNQELIRLVIRK encoded by the exons atgtctagcaattttgaaaattttaag acaaaaagaaatattttatctgTAGAGCAGCGCTGCAATATTATACAAAGATTGAAGGATGGAGAAAGTCCTCAATCATTAgctgatgagtataaaatttccaaacaaGCAATATcgtggattaaaaaaaatgaaactagTATTATTCAGACACAAGAAGTTTTGAAATCATGTAGCGGCAATATTAATAAGAAACGTTATAAGAAACAAGAAGAGAATATATTGgatcaaaaattgatgaaatgGCTTAGTCAGCAAAGAAGCATGGGTCGAACAGTGTCGGGTACTACTATTCAGAAGCAAGCTTTATTgtataataaacttttaaatggcaatGAGAATTTTACAGCAAGTCATGGGTGGCTTGCTAAATTTAAGAAGAGATAcggattgaaaaataaaaatgctcATGGCGAAAAATTATCGGCAAATTTAGAAGGTAGTGAggattttaaagaaaaatttaataattttaggaCAATAACAGATATAAGTCTtgattgtatttataattgtgATGAAACTGGACTTTATTGGAAAATGATGCCAAGTAGAAGGTtggttaaaatgaaaaaaaataaagctgAAAGATTTAAGAAACCAAAGAATCGAGTGACTGTGATGGCATGTACAAATGCTTCTGGCACGCACAAAATTCCTTTGTTTGTTATCGGAAGATCAGCACAACCACGCTGCTTAAGAGGTATCAAGAATGTACCTGTTCATTAtacaaatcaagaaaattcaTGGATGACCTGTGAAATTATGAAGACATGGTACACCGAAACTTTTCTgccagaaataaaaaaaaaacacagaaTAGATGAAAACCCTGAGAcgaaaattgttttaattatggACAATGCGGCTTGTCACCCACCTGCCGAAGAGCTCAATAAGTTATGTGAATCATGTACGATTATCTTTTTACCTCCAAATACTACATCTCTGATGCAGCCTTTAGAACAAggtatcattgaaaaattcaaaaggcGCTACCGTAatgatttaatagaaaaaattgtttttcatgaaaaaaataatgctgaaaataatgattatttcaaatcatttgATCTTTTAGAAGCATTTAATTTATGTGTCCTTGCATGGGATGAAGTGACAAGCAGTGATATTAGAAATTGTTGGAAAAATCTAATCCCACTGACTGCTGATAATAGTGCAGAAACAGCGCCAGTTACTTTGCCTAATAATGAAGCCTTCTATGCTATTATAAAACGAATCAAAGAATTCAAAATGTGTACTCCTGCTGAAGTTGACAATTGGCTCCAGATTGATTGTCATGACAACGGATGGCAACCTCTGTCAGACAATGACATTCTGGCTAACCGGTGTATTGCTGAGAatcaagaaaaagaagaagagctTGATGATGAGATTTCTTATAACGATCAAAATTATACGTTTGATGATTCCATTATAGATTCCATTATAGGTAATTGTCCTACGTTTATAGAGGCTATGAGTGgattaaatacatttttacgTTGGTATCAGCGCAATGGAGATAGCCAAGATGTATTAAATGCCTGCCAAAAAGGTAATCAAGAGTTAATCAGACTTGTAAttcgcaaataa